A genomic window from Solanum dulcamara chromosome 11, daSolDulc1.2, whole genome shotgun sequence includes:
- the LOC129874821 gene encoding uncharacterized protein LOC129874821, protein MSQQVIDSHRENAEVYTDPVVCKQKSLELLKEINMPNGLLPLEDIVEVGRNAETGFVWLKQKKAKEHKYKKIGKLVWYDTEVTAFVENHRMKKLTGVKSKEILIWVTISDISISDPEGKKINFGTPTGLSRSFPVSAFEEEEEEKK, encoded by the coding sequence ATGTCTCAGCAAGTTATCGACAGCCACCGTGAAAATGCTGAAGTTTATACAGATCCAGTGGTGTGCAAGCAGAAATCACTTGAACTTCTGAAGGAAATCAACATGCCCAATGGTCTTCTCCCGCTTGAAGACATCGTAGAGGTGGGCCGCAACGCCGAAACAGGATTCGTGTGGCTGAAACAGAAGAAGGCCAAAGAGCACAAGTATAAGAAGATCGGGAAGCTCGTCTGGTACGACACTGAGGTGACGGCGTTCGTGGAGAATCACCGTATGAAGAAGCTCACCGGCGTGAAGAGCAAGGAGATCCTCATCTGGGTTACAATTTCTGATATTTCAATTTCCGATCCGGAGGGTAAGAAGATCAACTTTGGTACCCCTACTGGACTTTCTAGGTCTTTTCCGGTGTCTGCTTttgaagaggaggaagaggagaagaagTGA